The segment tacaagtattgaagtaactgatgaatattatcatataattatctagttagtacgtctagtaattatttatttatccacatttctcgcgtagataacatggctggaccccatccccacgGCGACCCATACTTCCCAAACAAAGACAatgttggatggtttgaataagaGCCAGaaaatgatcatccaatccctttggatgatcaccatgctgaaggattttcggatggtgctaactcTGAGCCCGatgttgagaacctacccccggtggcTCCCAACCCAATTCCTAACCGtcgtctggcttttcatggcccgacgcccccTTGAGTAGAATGCTTGGAGACATGGAGTGAAGagcaagatcagcccatgccattcaacggagaccgaagcttctataacTTGAGAGAGGGAAGCTCAGCAGAGAAGGTTCTGtcaatcctggtccgtagagttgcccgaaacgaaattcagggcaagaCAACTCTCCAGCGTATCGCAAAGGTtgatgccaatgcaagaatgcatacgaTCTGCACCAATCACCTTGAAagtgctcgtgagaggtctgagagagaccatgaggccctgctacaagcactagctgaaacacgAGCCAAactcatagagctccgagtacgccagagggtgtacgaaagacacatgcttgatatggagcgCCAAGTGGCTGGactaagggttcaccagaggGGTGATCATCACCGGTAGGAGATGCTTTACTTTCCTTCCTTGTTTTAAGGAATTATTTTCCTGCCTATGTCCTATGTAACTAccttgtactataagtacttttagttaggcctttatgctgccaaaacttttctactccggatctgatgtaagaccttctacaaggtcaattttcccaaacttattacgtcataaatatcaatgatattgacagtcggctaacttctgtgtcaatctttgttcaaatactttcatcatactatcTTTAGAATTCTATCTGAAACTCACTCTAGTTAAGTTATTAAGCTATGGTAATTTAGCTCATGGATCACTTCCAATTCTTGTTGAAGGTTGGATAGCAATCATCTTGtaaccattctatgaacttacttctaccctttactaggactacatcatagggatgtaggtcaaaccctcgAGAACTTACTGCTACTCCTTTCATGAATGATCGAAATACGTCTAGATTCAACCATAATCACTCACACACACATTTTCTTAttgtgtaacagaatcatgccgTGGAAGAAAAGTaaacaacccatcaaccaaacaccaactcttcagattgatgcatctacctttcaagctgcagtctcagctgccGTGACAGCTATCATGACTCACCTAAATGCTAACAATGCATATGTTAGCGGGATAGTTATGAATAATTCCAATCAAAGTAACAACCAAGTACATCAACGAGTATCAAACTACCCCGACACCTCGAATCGCAAACCCAAGAGTAATAAACGAACGTTCTGGGATAGatttaaaggcaaatcacccAAACGACGAACAAGAGACAACAACCTGTGGCAGCCTTCGTGGCCACGACATCTGTAACTCTTACTACCATCCCTACTAGTATCCTGGTTATCCCTAACCCAGCCAGGcagtatgctggaaacctaccgaagtgcaataagtgcagcttccatcatcTAGGTAGTTGTTGTCTGTTACACTGCAGGAACTGCAACAAGGACGGACACACTACCCGCTTCTGCAGGGCaaggatccaacacattacttcaacctcCAATGTCGAAATTTCTCgggtatgccatctatgtggtgtaatgggacatttcaaaagggactgcccaacagagaagaGTGACAGGGGAACAGGAGGAATTTGACCCCAAAATAACAAAAAGCAACAAAGGACCCTACTATAATATAGGTACACTTCCAATCGACAGTATTTAAGTATACTTTCAAATTGTTAAacactagtgcaactagagtcttatcttttgcgagattcaGCCAGTCAAGAGGCTctcgtgctgcatatacttgctttttgtagtataccttgttcgtagcaatagtcttgtagttaaTCTATAGTACTGAAACTCTGTTAggagttgcactgttgtgttgtTTGTAACATCGTTTATGATCTAAGTCCAATGCCTCTTATTTCGAGTAGTCCgatattatcatacaacttgagtcaattcgatcctCACAATACTAGTTTcgtgcgtacatctctttctccgtaATCACCCTTCTAGTGAAGCCATCATTCCAGAACTCTgaggtactcatgcatagagtaccatATGCTTCATGTCCTTCCCGAAGatacctcagcaaacctccccggaGTACCACTTGTACAGTATGTCAAGTTCAACCCGAAGACCCATACAGTTGATCTAACGCTGAAGAAAgtatacgcaagggtggtatataatcaaggttctacagacttagaattgatgattccgcattcatttcttttccttgtttggatgtgagcttaaagaagaatcatttattcgactgccttttcaatcttaattatatacgactcgtatacacgaagctGTGATTGATGAGCCAAATATGACTTctgatatgaacttcaggacggagactgctcaagactacgagtgatcgtactgccatgcgaataaacttagaatcCAATCAAATGCTACCCCTAGAACCGAATAGCCCTATAGTATAACACTACAAAGATACatgaactgtccggtcaacttaatgaactgctcAACAATGCCTTAATAAGACCGACTTTCTCACCCTGGGGAACTCCAGTTTGGTTCGTCAAGAATAAAGACGGATTAGTTAGTATGCGCATCAACTAATGGAAACCtcgacaagatttccattagggatcATTACCCATTGCCTCGCATGGATGGATTGTctgaccaaccgcaaggaacgaaTTACCTGTCGAAGATGGATCTGAGATTCGAGTATCGCCAGTTACGAGTGTCAGAGGAGGATGTCCCGaggacagccttccgaactcgatacAGACActacaagtccgtagtgatacctctcGGATAAGACCAATGcacccgtagtattcatgaaccTGATGAATAAGGTATgctgtccttacttggatcagttcgtcattttccTTATATATTacctacttatctactctcgtagtaagaaagagcatAGAAGCATCCACGACTCAACCtaccccgcgaactcagtaacgtacattctaccttcccaCTCCtagaaacttgaaaaagtgcctttcCGTaaggactcttgtaatcccactcgacgagatcgatatcaacaagagcctcaccttcgtggaagaaccatagtgaccatggAACGAGAGGTCAATcagacgaaacaaagtcgtatcccattagtgaaggttcgttggaatgccaaccgaggacttgaattcacttgggagtgcgaggatcaATTGAATAGGAAGTATCCTCATCTCTTTACTTGATTATCCATACCCACTCCTGTGCCAAaaatctaatttcgggacgaaattccctttaacggggggatgatgtgacaatccgaaattttcTACTGCTTTGAAAactcagtcagtcaactcaacttaATGTCAGactcattcctgctatcatttagcacaatttagagtcggtttgagcgttctgagccttttacacttaagggataagtgttgGGGTTTATCTGCTGAAACTATAGTACAAAGATCAAGCCTAAATCACCAGGaccaggagttcacggccaccacactagattttacggccgtaaactccatgtgggccataaactcaccCTATATGATCAAGTGTTCGCCATTTGTTCCATTTCTTTCCTTCTTTAGCCGATtttccctcattctctctcaagtatcatccacttTCCATCCTTAGATCATAAAAAGTGTAAGTATTCTatcccttgattagttgatacaccttattaactagcttcattcattgatttcatccataaaaatcatgttttcatagatcatcaagtttcaccaagaacaccaagaacacacactagtgttcttggccaaaaccgaccctttcaagctcctatatcgtaagtactcttgtcctAACTTGTTATGTACTAGATTGAACATGTTTAGGACTTAGAAACATCAAGAATCAAAGGTTGGCAGAGAGTTTATGGCAaaggatctcccaaggccgtaaactccttataatGGTGCAATGTTGCCCTAATTTCCTTCCTTATGCTTAGAACATGGATTAGAACTCtccaccattgaactagggaccttaaacatcaaaaagACCATGAacccatagagtttacggccgtaaacccacgaGGAATGGTCCATGGGCCCTGAACTCTATAATGTAGTGCCAATGTGCCACTAatgacttcctaaggcttagacttgaagtaaGGATGCTTCTTTATGACTTAGAGggcctcaaaacacaaaatggtatcaattaccatgagtttatggctgtaaaatcatggggggaaatgaccttaggccgtaaactccttaaggagtggtccttgggccataaaatcaAATGCAAAGCCCTACACcctttagatgcaaccctaatgtactcctagcacttgaatcaaagtgttatccatgttttagggtgtctttacttgattaattagttgttaaatgactaattggatacatatatgtgttactaTATGTAaattaggatccgtgtgtgtgttcaagtcttcacttgatacttagcatcctataccatccgttcatccaatccactcactacaggtgagttcataccccttaattaaccttttaaatgtctttaaatgcttttatgggggggggggtggaatacaagttgaatcatactagttattatattaatcacgtgtgattaataactagtatacaaatggatttactatgcttttagctgttttaccaagcatactacttcaaatgactttctcaaatgtttttacatgttaaactagttatcaaactatcttacacACTGTATCCTTCCTTTCAAACTctattacaattgtgtttcaaacaaaatattcttatactttaaactggTAATATCAAACAATCtgcttttaaatcattttataaactgacatcaagtcatcaattctcACTTATTAATCTTTTCAacagttttacaaaacttcttttaaacttttatattttcaaatacatgactatatatgtatagttatataagtaatgtttaaaggacttaggactgctaactcgctttaattccttttccttgtttggatgtggccttagggtatcagttatttgtccgaatgtcgtctaaatattagttatatattaagtatacatatatagacataaaagttctatcagtcaattcagtacctttgagtaCCAAATACATACTTtcagttatacacgtacattactagtaactataataggtatagttaggagatactacttactattcctagtacaaggaatcacacaagagttagttcattcatgagtctatactaatacatactatgaagagatactaatacatactatgaagagatactattacatactatatgaatagATACTAATACTAACTATACGGACTGACCATTCTACAcccggctgttagctacagtggaAAACTACACAtcgacggatgtctacggttgtacTATTCGGCGAGTTACCACGCCATGTTTATCCTAAGACAAAAGGATACGATATtaaatgattatataattttcctattacttttagtttgtgacacattcacataaacgatgaggtagactataatttaattatatgagTTGTATAggggaaaaaccttcatttatactgagaagcaaaccttcaaaacagttgagtcttggtagaagactacattttatactagtaggaaatatgggattttctagggttttcatacttatacaaacttattCTTCAagcatttacaagtcttttctttacagttttactaATTAGTGAAACTCAAATACTTATGGATTCACCAGCTTAAATCctgatctatgctttcaaaataacttgtattctcaagtcactaatagacaggtacgatgaccaggttttgagaagactgagcagtcaagactcgtcttttattttgattacttattttcatgtcttattctatgaaagaacacacatgtactaaaatcttactattaatgcaatggatgatgttgttgcttgtttactactttacactgttgtgatactttacatgacgtcctccaccccagaacgtttccaccgttcttggttttggggtgtgacaattgtgGCCTTTTAGTGTTCTTTCCAAGAAGAAGTGGTAGATAAACAAGCTTGGAACGAGTTGGTGCCTCAAGAACCTGCATATTAGGCACCTTGCAAAGCTACTGGAGGTACAAAGCTTGGATCTTTCTTCTTTAATCTTTatatctagctagggttttcttcCTTGTCCCTTTAGGTTGATTTTGGACCTCCATTGGTGAGTTATGCAACTCCAAAGGATGGAAATGACAAATTTGAGGTCCCTTAGTCCTTTTtcaacataaaaatggagtcttggtgggtattttgacctcatgcatgggttaagagCTTTAAAAAGGTCTTAATGAGGGTGTTGGGAGCATATGAGACATGCAAAGGCATagagttgccaactttatgccttaggccgtcttaatagagttagatctGACTTTTAGACATAAAGgaatcgagtattaagcacttaatggaaaaagtgcttaaaccgttagtacgttgggtgtaacctAGTGTACGCTGCGCGTAAGCCCTAGAACCTCAGTACGGTACGCGTACCAGGATGGTATGCTAAGCGTATGCATCATAGTGGAGCCAAAtctgttttgggcctttgagcTTTTGGGCCTCGGTTGATTATTGGGCTTGGTGGTATTAGGGGAACTATGGGCTATATCATTCGTTGTGGGTCATAGTTATATTGATTGGGCCTTATTGAGCCAAGTGGCCCATTAGGGATTTTGGACTTGGACTTTGGGCCCAATAGCAAGGGATGGATAATTGGGCCTTATGAAAGGGTTGGGAGTTTGGGTCTCCCTTGATTATTCAAAGTCCTAACAATATCTAATATTATTATTCAGCACCGGAGGTTGCAGACTGTTAGGAGAGCAACTTTTGTATTCAGCAgatagaggtgagtctcctcaccataccaatgggtcgaaagCACCATGGTCGGCCCATTAACTGTTACGTATATGCAATTTGGACTATTTGATATGCAATGTGCTAGTTGTTTCTGTGTATTGTGTATGGAAGACCTCAGGGAgttcccgaggcacttaggtgtaagaccttggagggtttccttggcttcctaggtcaaagacctcgggtggttcccgaggcacttaggtataagaccttggagggtttccttggcTTCCTAGGTCAAAGACTCCGGGGGGTTCCCGgggcattgggctaagaccatgtgggggttcccatggtacCCTGAGTAAGACCCTGGAAGATTTCCAGGGCTTCCTTACATGTTGTTTTGCAtagcttatgtgttatgtattgttGTTTAGCTAGCATGACATGTTGTATGTGTTCTTATGGGTGTGCtctggggaactcgctaagcttccaagcttaccgtttgtggatttgttgcaggtacatctgagcccaagggcaaaggcaaggcgtgcactctatctctctttctcaTTACTatgttttgggacactctgatgatttaaACAAAGCTGTAATGAATGTGGATTTGAAACAATTATGTTTGAATTTCATGGTTTATGCAAGTGTGTTTTCTAATTAAAAATGAGAAATTTCCTTgaaaaaaaatttgggttgttacattctCACTTGAAAAATCTCCTCTGGTATCATTTCTGACTTCGTTCGACGGGTATGTCTATAATTGCTTCGCTGCTCCCTACTTTCAGGAGCCTTTCTTCTTTAAGTTGACAATTTTTTCGACTTCAAACTTGTAAACGATATGATACAAATCATAATCCGGATTTTTTATACAACCTAaaataaaccctaaaccctaaacaaacCTGTGATGGTCGGAGAAAGGAGACGACTGCAGATGGGAGACGACGAGACATTGGAGACGACGGGTGAGAGGAGATTGACGGGTAGAGTAGCTGACCTGGAGTCGTTGTGAAACGTCGATGGTGTGGATGTTTGTTCGGAGTTTGTGACTCACTGCCTGACACTGGAGATGGAAGACTTAGGGGGTGCGATGGTGAAGGTTCGTGTCGGCGATGGCGGTGGACAAGGGAGGCCATGACGACGATGGATGAAGGGGTGGAGATGGTGGTGTAGGAGGGAGGCGACAATGGAATTTTAGGAGTCGTGGTTTTACGAACGATTATGTATAATCATTGTTGTTTCTTTACTTTATAAACATGTCATTATATTTTTATCTATAAccattaattaaactatatatactttgtttatttttttatttttcctttAAATTGCAGTATTTATTATGTATCGATtatcataacaatttataaaCTAATTTCTTTCTTTCATATTAAAAATTTATCATGACATCATGTAAGCCTAGAAAGAAGATAAAATTAAATAACCCCTATATGAATAGTagaaaatatattaattttttactACATCCATCGATCAATCTATATTATATCATAAAAACTCATGATTTCACCTTACAGtctaattaaaattattttttatttatatcacCGGTGATGTTCACGGATTATAAGATAATATATTATATGCAACAAAAAAAGTCTTTTATTATAGATACCTTAAACGAACATAACATTTAAATTTCATGTCACCTAATATAAAATAGTATTATTTTATTAAACTTATAAATAAACCATGTCCCAATTACACTACTTGGGTGTCATACAAGTGCTAGATAaatatttcaaaaagaaaagaatttcCAAAGTCACCAATAATCACCACAAGAGCATACTCCATTACTAAACCTATGAAACCGATTAGCATCTCTCACCACAATCTCTCTCCCAAACACTTTCGACACATGCTTTATCGCATTATGACAATCCCCACAAACCCTAAGATTCTTTATCACTCTAATCGTCACACATTCATCCAAACTCATCAACCCAAAAGCAATCGCCAATTTCTCACTATGATAATACAAAGACCTCTCTTTTTCCTCTTCTTCAACATCAAGCAACACATAATCTGTATCAGGAACATACCCATCTTCCTTAATCAACTTCACCAAATCCTCCACCTTTTCATATATCTTCTCACTTTCTAAATGTGATCTATCATCCACAACAAAAACATGAGCTTTTCTTTTCACATTAATCCAACTAAACCCCGGATCTTTCTTCacattcttcatcatcatcattctcCTAGAATCCGCAACTTCACTCCATTGATTCGAACCCGCATATATATTCGACAAAAGCACATAAGCAGAAGCATCAAATGGCTCTAATTCTAGAAGCTTTTTCGCGACACTTTTTCCTGTTTTCATGTCGCCTTGAAGCTTACAAGCATTAAGTAAAGCTCGATACATTGATCCAGAAGGTTGAAATGGCATGGATTCAATCAATTTCTCAGCTTCTAGAAGACGTCCACCTCGTCCAAGACAATCGACAAGACAAGAGTAGTGTTCGATGTCAGGGGCAATTCCGTAATTTTCAATCATTGTGTTGAAATGTTCATAAGCTTCTTGAATCAAACCGGAGTGACTACATGCGGAAAGAACACCGATAAAGGTGACTTTATCAGGGGACAAATTAGCGACAGATTTTAattcattgaaaagttcaagagctTGTTTTCCATGTCCATATTGAGCTAACCCTACTAACATTGCGTTCCATATAACAATATTTTGGACACGTGTTCTTTTAAATAATTGATAAGATTCTTCTATGTTACCACATTTTGCATAAAAGTCAATGAGTGATGTGTTGACATAAGTGTCAAGAACACAATCTGACTTTATTGCATTTGCATGTATTTGTTTGCCTTGTTCCAATGAAGTTGTTAAAGAGCTTGCTTTGATTAGGGTCGCAAAGGTAAATTCATCAGGAAATACACCAGATTGTCTCATTTTATGGTAGATTAAAAAAACATTATCTTCATTACCATTTTCAACACATCCTGATATCATAGAAGTCCAAGCTACATCATCTGGAGttggcatttcatcgaacactttATGGGCATCTGTTATCTCACCACATTTTATATACATATCAAGAAGGCTGCTACTAAGATACAAATCTTGATCAACACCATGTTTTAGAGCATACCCATGAATCTGTTTCCCATGTTTTGAACTTACTAAAAATGAAGAAGCTTTACACATAGTTGCTAATGTGATCTCATCTGGTTTCTTTCCGTTTTTATGCATTTGAGTAAAAAGCTCCCATGCTTCATGACTATTCCCACTACTTATAAATCCAAACACCATAGCATTCCATGATGCCAAATCGAATTCACTTTTATCTAAAAACAGAAACTTTGCTTCATTTGTTCTACCATTTCTAGAGTACGAATCAACAAGTGATGTGGACACAAAAGTGTCGTTTTCAAGTCCAGTTTTGATTGTGTAAGCATGATTTTGATCTGTTAGAAATGAAGAACATGCTCTTAATACACTTGCTAATGTGAAATTATCAGGCTTTAGTCCATTGTGTAAGAGCTTGATATATAATTTAACAGATTCTTCCATTAATCCACTTTGTACATAACTGTTTATCATTGAGTTCCATGAAACAATGTCGGTTTCCTCCATGTGAAAGAATACTTTTCTTGCTGATGTTAAACAACCCGTTTTTGAATACATGTTAATAAGACTATTGGAAACATTAACAGTGGTTTCAAAACCAGGTTTTATAGACATACAATGAATCTGTTGCCCTAATTTTGGATCATGAAGTGCAACCACAGTAGAAAGGGAGACAATGAATGTCACTTCATCATTTCTCACATTTGATCGATTCATATCAAGGAAAGATTTGATAGCAGATGAATGATCACCAGATTGATGATAATGGGACATGGTTTTATTCCAAGATATTACATTTAGAGAAGTGTCATCTTCATTGGTGAAAGATAACTTAATAGCATATGCTTGCACTTGATCCTTATAGTTCTTGGAACTATCATCTTCTTCAGAAAATCCATTAAGAAAGCATTGCAGACTTCCAATGTCTGGACATACAAACTCATTTCGATGAAAATCTGATAAAAAATGGAATGATTCTTCTTGAAGTCCTGATTTTACATATGCTTTCAGCATGACATTCCATAAGACCACGTCCCGATCATGttcaggcatttcatcgaacaccaTTCTTGCATCCCTTACTTTGTCAAACTTGGTATAAATGTTGACAAGAGCTCCAGAAATGAACACCTCCGATTCCAAACCAATTTTCACAGAGTACCCATGAACACATTCTGATGCCCAAACGTAACTTGACATCAAACATAGCTTCAAAACGGGGGCGAAAGTCAGCTTTGTGAGAGAAACATCAGATGATCTGAGAAGAAGCCTAAAAAGACGAAAACCCTCTTCTACGTTACCTGAATGGGAATCGCAACTAGAAGCGTAGGCTGCTAAAATCGAATTCCATGTGACAAGGTCTCgttgaggcatttcatcgaacagccGGCGGGCAGAAAGGAGAGCGCCGCATTTTGAATACATGTTGATGAGATTGTTGGTGAGGAATCGGTCTGATGTGGTGTGCCCATGAGTTATGATTAGAGCGTGAGTGGATTTTCCGAATGACAAGTCGTTTCGAGCAATGGCAGTGCGGATGAAGGGGAACCATGGTGATTGTGAAGAGGAAGAGGAGGCTATGGTGCTATAGCAACTCTGGGTGTTTTGAGGGGTAACGTCGGGGAAATGTGATCGGAGATTGGTGGCACTAAAAGGTCTGAGGGACGAAGAACGTCGGAAGTTATAGTGCCGTTGCATTTGCGACGTTGATGTTACTCTGCATCCTGTGTGTTTGACTGCTCTTCCGCCAAATTAAACAAGAATCCGCGTCAAACACATGTATATGATATTCTTTGAAATTTTCACCGACGGCTTGCTCTCATTATTTTTAAAACTTATGttttttacttttatatattttaaaatacattataaaattatattatgtctatttactttttaaaatgtcattttgagCGTTCTCTTGAATTTCAACTTTATAAAAAATAACTTTCTTATCATCTATTTTGTAAACTTTTATGTTCATCGTCTCTAATATATATAATCTGATTTTTCCTAATAATTTCTGTTAGTgaagttaaaaataaaactaattgTTTTACATACTTATTTTCATGTATGTGTTGGTATAAATTCGAATTGGTCAATGCTTAATATAAATTTAGAAAAAGATAACTTGATTTTTTTAAGTATATGCCGATATAAATTCGAATTTGTCTATATTTCATACAtctttttctaatgtttttgtgtttatttttatgtatacTTCCTACTTATGAGTTGGGTCGCATATAATAcgtttttaattatttgaatttttATTCTTTAACTTTAAAAAGAGAAATCttacttatttatttttatatacgtGTAAGTATAAATTTTAGcttatttttatgtacgtttcCTATGTATGAATTTGGTCACATATAACTCATTTTCATTAGGCGGTATATTGGAGTTAGTCAGTGATATCGACATTGTATATTTGTCTACCAACAAATGCAATTGTAcataaattttattaatataatcatCAACATTAAACTTACAAAACGGATTGGTGTTAGGGTGTCACAccca is part of the Lactuca sativa cultivar Salinas chromosome 7, Lsat_Salinas_v11, whole genome shotgun sequence genome and harbors:
- the LOC111888571 gene encoding pentatricopeptide repeat-containing protein At4g33170 isoform X1; the encoded protein is MQRHYNFRRSSSLRPFSATNLRSHFPDVTPQNTQSCYSTIASSSSSQSPWFPFIRTAIARNDLSFGKSTHALIITHGHTTSDRFLTNNLINMYSKCGALLSARRLFDEMPQRDLVTWNSILAAYASSCDSHSGNVEEGFRLFRLLLRSSDVSLTKLTFAPVLKLCLMSSYVWASECVHGYSVKIGLESEVFISGALVNIYTKFDKVRDARMVFDEMPEHDRDVVLWNVMLKAYVKSGLQEESFHFLSDFHRNEFVCPDIGSLQCFLNGFSEEDDSSKNYKDQVQAYAIKLSFTNEDDTSLNVISWNKTMSHYHQSGDHSSAIKSFLDMNRSNVRNDEVTFIVSLSTVVALHDPKLGQQIHCMSIKPGFETTVNVSNSLINMYSKTGCLTSARKVFFHMEETDIVSWNSMINSYVQSGLMEESVKLYIKLLHNGLKPDNFTLASVLRACSSFLTDQNHAYTIKTGLENDTFVSTSLVDSYSRNGRTNEAKFLFLDKSEFDLASWNAMVFGFISSGNSHEAWELFTQMHKNGKKPDEITLATMCKASSFLVSSKHGKQIHGYALKHGVDQDLYLSSSLLDMYIKCGEITDAHKVFDEMPTPDDVAWTSMISGCVENGNEDNVFLIYHKMRQSGVFPDEFTFATLIKASSLTTSLEQGKQIHANAIKSDCVLDTYVNTSLIDFYAKCGNIEESYQLFKRTRVQNIVIWNAMLVGLAQYGHGKQALELFNELKSVANLSPDKVTFIGVLSACSHSGLIQEAYEHFNTMIENYGIAPDIEHYSCLVDCLGRGGRLLEAEKLIESMPFQPSGSMYRALLNACKLQGDMKTGKSVAKKLLELEPFDASAYVLLSNIYAGSNQWSEVADSRRMMMMKNVKKDPGFSWINVKRKAHVFVVDDRSHLESEKIYEKVEDLVKLIKEDGYVPDTDYVLLDVEEEEKERSLYYHSEKLAIAFGLMSLDECVTIRVIKNLRVCGDCHNAIKHVSKVFGREIVVRDANRFHRFSNGVCSCGDYW
- the LOC111888571 gene encoding pentatricopeptide repeat-containing protein At4g33170 isoform X2, whose amino-acid sequence is MSSYVWASECVHGYSVKIGLESEVFISGALVNIYTKFDKVRDARMVFDEMPEHDRDVVLWNVMLKAYVKSGLQEESFHFLSDFHRNEFVCPDIGSLQCFLNGFSEEDDSSKNYKDQVQAYAIKLSFTNEDDTSLNVISWNKTMSHYHQSGDHSSAIKSFLDMNRSNVRNDEVTFIVSLSTVVALHDPKLGQQIHCMSIKPGFETTVNVSNSLINMYSKTGCLTSARKVFFHMEETDIVSWNSMINSYVQSGLMEESVKLYIKLLHNGLKPDNFTLASVLRACSSFLTDQNHAYTIKTGLENDTFVSTSLVDSYSRNGRTNEAKFLFLDKSEFDLASWNAMVFGFISSGNSHEAWELFTQMHKNGKKPDEITLATMCKASSFLVSSKHGKQIHGYALKHGVDQDLYLSSSLLDMYIKCGEITDAHKVFDEMPTPDDVAWTSMISGCVENGNEDNVFLIYHKMRQSGVFPDEFTFATLIKASSLTTSLEQGKQIHANAIKSDCVLDTYVNTSLIDFYAKCGNIEESYQLFKRTRVQNIVIWNAMLVGLAQYGHGKQALELFNELKSVANLSPDKVTFIGVLSACSHSGLIQEAYEHFNTMIENYGIAPDIEHYSCLVDCLGRGGRLLEAEKLIESMPFQPSGSMYRALLNACKLQGDMKTGKSVAKKLLELEPFDASAYVLLSNIYAGSNQWSEVADSRRMMMMKNVKKDPGFSWINVKRKAHVFVVDDRSHLESEKIYEKVEDLVKLIKEDGYVPDTDYVLLDVEEEEKERSLYYHSEKLAIAFGLMSLDECVTIRVIKNLRVCGDCHNAIKHVSKVFGREIVVRDANRFHRFSNGVCSCGDYW